The Xanthomonas sp. CFBP 8443 genome has a window encoding:
- a CDS encoding cellulose biosynthesis protein BcsC, translated as MFRMNLKPLYLAGMIDLCLLAGSAHAQTGNATQQLISQGNYWHDQGRDDLAADTWRKLLRVDPNQPDALLGLAQIDLAQGRQGEARKRLQQLQKAHPQAPQTQRLSQAIGGTGDSLNLRNARRAAAAGRYVEAVREYQALFAGKAPPEHLALEYYQALAGTPQGWEGARDGLRRLAAAQPNNGAAALALAQVLTYREPTRREGIAQLGTMSKRADVGGPARAAWRQALLWLNAGSADAPLYQAFLAANPNDAEVANKAVQLRQQRTAQAADPAGEQLGEAFKALNAGNLGVAEQRFTQVLRARPRDADALGGLGSIRLRQQRFGEAQELLRPAAAGNGKWRSALDSARYWLQLQQAQAARGRGDSDEALRLAQQALKLQPNEATGHVLLGDLQAASDAAAAERSYRQALALSADDAGALQGLIGLYSRQGRADEASALFARLSPAQREKAGGEAALRSNVQRARAKQALEAGDTVTAQSELEAAMVERPGDPWVRLDLARLYQQAGRPDQARSVMDGLLAVHGDMPEALYANALLAQERGDWASAYASLERIPTAARTAEMSALRNTAWVEQQAAQARLLQQQGRAGEAQLLLARTEAALGGALEQPALLASMAGAYADIGSNQRALTLAQRLVAQNPNTEARLQYASVLLRAQQDAELAATLRQLRDTDMSAEQQRRYQSLRSGYTLRQVDALRELGNLEAAYDALAPLLAQQNQDPKAVAALARLYAGAGDQRQALVLYQQQLQQSPNDLDTLIAAANTAAALRDLDSAEDYLQRALAQAPDSPAVLSAAGRVYRSAGKSRKAESYFRAALAAQAREAGQHDNGLPAANGPASFAGAGRPLNPFAGMSGRMPRSPAVVSDSLGGGYPAPAYATAGQAALPALPAAAGAAYASGDDLPPPASASAAVGVQLAALPVPGQRAPAAASMASSSYPDDRVATTGSARQAQALASPARTGTVLDELREVQSENSDSLAAGALYRARDGEAGLGKLNDLEVPLHGEFAVGEGKLSVDVTPTLLDAGTLDTAYSTASRFGAGPTAAMGDALAADRTPIDELIGSDLYQLLLTEGDSNATRNALRTYAVNTGLYNELYNDTDATLTNAQREAAALQALYAEPLSAFLLANVAADVSISTLASAILGDASRSADLSAADVARFQALAANTTAASLTPAGFSQALYTMAANGAGARRLDQDASGVGVAVKYKHGGFAADLGSTPIGFPEQRIVGGAGYRGQIGENLTYSGQVFRRAVSDSLLSFAGVDDGRAGLSWGGVTSNGVRLSATLDNGLLGGYANLTADRLVGHNVADNDHRQVDLGVYVHALETENQSLTAGLNLTAMQYDKNLSGYTYGQGGYFSPQDYVDLGFPVHWSGRSSGRKVNWSVDASVGVQHFRSDDSPYFPTSAQMQQAAYDAASLAALLGLVDTYTAPVYAGQSKTGVSYNLAGTAEWQLAPQLFLGGRLIFNNARDYNQFSTNIYVRFVLDRLGAGLGRRPQVLASPYAGE; from the coding sequence ATGTTCCGCATGAACCTCAAGCCTCTGTATCTGGCCGGCATGATCGACCTGTGCCTGCTCGCCGGCAGCGCGCATGCGCAGACCGGCAACGCCACCCAGCAACTGATCAGCCAGGGCAACTACTGGCACGACCAGGGCCGCGACGACCTCGCCGCCGACACCTGGCGCAAGCTGCTGCGGGTCGACCCGAACCAGCCCGACGCGTTGCTCGGCCTGGCCCAGATCGACCTGGCGCAAGGCCGCCAGGGCGAGGCGCGCAAGCGCCTGCAGCAGCTGCAGAAGGCGCACCCGCAGGCGCCGCAGACGCAGCGCCTGAGCCAGGCGATCGGCGGCACCGGCGACAGCCTCAACCTGCGCAACGCGCGCCGCGCCGCCGCGGCCGGACGCTACGTGGAGGCGGTGCGCGAGTACCAGGCGCTGTTCGCCGGCAAGGCGCCGCCGGAGCACCTGGCGCTGGAGTATTACCAGGCCCTGGCCGGGACCCCGCAGGGCTGGGAAGGCGCCCGCGACGGCCTGCGCCGGCTGGCTGCCGCGCAGCCCAACAACGGCGCCGCGGCGCTGGCGCTGGCGCAGGTGCTGACCTACCGCGAACCGACCCGGCGCGAAGGCATCGCCCAGCTCGGCACGATGAGCAAGCGTGCCGACGTCGGCGGGCCGGCGCGTGCCGCCTGGCGCCAGGCGCTGCTGTGGCTCAATGCCGGCAGCGCCGACGCGCCGCTGTACCAGGCGTTCCTGGCGGCCAATCCGAACGATGCCGAGGTGGCCAACAAGGCCGTGCAACTGCGCCAGCAGCGCACCGCGCAGGCCGCCGACCCGGCCGGCGAACAGCTCGGCGAAGCGTTCAAAGCGCTCAACGCCGGCAATCTCGGCGTGGCCGAGCAGCGCTTCACCCAGGTGTTGCGCGCGCGTCCGCGCGATGCCGACGCGCTCGGCGGCCTGGGCTCGATCCGCCTGCGCCAGCAGCGCTTCGGCGAGGCGCAGGAACTGCTGCGTCCCGCCGCGGCCGGCAACGGCAAATGGCGTTCGGCGCTGGACAGCGCGCGCTATTGGCTACAGTTGCAGCAGGCGCAGGCCGCGCGCGGCCGCGGCGACAGCGACGAGGCCCTGCGCCTGGCCCAGCAGGCGCTGAAGCTGCAGCCCAACGAAGCCACCGGCCACGTGCTGCTCGGCGACCTGCAGGCGGCCAGCGATGCCGCCGCCGCCGAACGCAGCTACCGCCAGGCGCTGGCGCTGAGCGCCGACGATGCCGGCGCGCTGCAGGGCCTGATCGGCCTGTATAGCCGCCAGGGCCGCGCCGACGAGGCCAGCGCGCTGTTCGCCAGGCTCAGCCCGGCGCAGCGCGAAAAGGCCGGCGGCGAAGCCGCACTGCGCTCCAACGTGCAGCGCGCGCGCGCCAAGCAGGCGCTGGAAGCCGGCGACACGGTCACCGCGCAGAGCGAACTGGAAGCGGCGATGGTCGAGCGCCCCGGCGATCCGTGGGTGCGCTTGGACCTGGCGCGGCTGTACCAGCAGGCCGGGCGCCCGGACCAGGCGCGCAGCGTGATGGACGGCCTGCTCGCGGTGCACGGCGACATGCCCGAGGCGCTGTACGCCAACGCGCTGCTGGCGCAGGAACGCGGCGACTGGGCCAGCGCCTACGCCAGCCTGGAACGCATTCCGACAGCGGCGCGCACCGCGGAAATGAGCGCGCTGCGCAACACCGCCTGGGTCGAGCAGCAGGCCGCGCAGGCGCGGCTGCTGCAACAGCAGGGCCGCGCCGGCGAGGCGCAGCTGCTGCTGGCGCGCACCGAGGCCGCGCTCGGCGGCGCGCTGGAACAGCCGGCGCTGCTGGCGTCGATGGCCGGCGCCTACGCCGACATCGGCAGCAACCAGCGCGCGCTGACCCTGGCGCAACGCCTGGTCGCGCAGAACCCGAACACCGAGGCGCGGCTGCAGTACGCCAGCGTGCTGCTGCGCGCGCAGCAGGACGCCGAGCTGGCGGCCACGCTGCGCCAGTTGCGCGACACCGACATGAGCGCCGAGCAGCAGCGCCGCTACCAGTCCCTGCGCAGCGGCTACACGCTGCGCCAGGTGGATGCCCTGCGCGAGCTGGGCAACCTGGAAGCGGCCTACGACGCGCTGGCGCCGCTGCTGGCGCAGCAGAACCAGGATCCGAAGGCGGTGGCCGCGCTGGCGCGGCTGTACGCCGGCGCCGGCGACCAGCGCCAGGCGCTGGTGCTGTACCAGCAGCAGTTGCAGCAATCGCCCAACGACCTGGACACGCTGATCGCCGCGGCCAACACCGCCGCCGCGCTGCGCGACCTGGACAGCGCCGAGGATTATCTGCAGCGCGCGCTGGCGCAGGCGCCGGATTCGCCGGCGGTGCTGAGCGCGGCCGGCCGCGTGTACCGCAGCGCCGGCAAGAGCCGCAAGGCCGAAAGCTATTTCCGCGCCGCGCTGGCGGCGCAGGCGCGCGAGGCCGGCCAGCACGACAACGGCCTGCCGGCCGCCAACGGCCCGGCCTCGTTCGCCGGCGCCGGGCGCCCGCTGAACCCGTTCGCCGGCATGAGCGGGCGCATGCCGCGCAGCCCGGCGGTGGTCTCCGACAGCCTCGGCGGCGGCTATCCGGCGCCGGCCTATGCCACGGCCGGCCAAGCCGCGCTCCCGGCGCTGCCGGCCGCGGCCGGCGCTGCCTATGCCAGCGGCGACGACCTGCCGCCGCCGGCCAGCGCCAGCGCCGCCGTCGGCGTGCAGCTGGCGGCGCTGCCGGTGCCTGGCCAGCGCGCGCCTGCCGCGGCCAGCATGGCCTCGTCCTCCTATCCCGACGACCGCGTCGCCACCACCGGCAGCGCGCGCCAGGCGCAGGCGCTGGCCAGCCCGGCGCGCACCGGCACCGTGCTCGACGAACTGCGCGAAGTGCAGTCGGAGAACAGCGACAGCCTGGCCGCCGGCGCCCTCTACCGGGCGCGCGACGGCGAGGCCGGGCTGGGCAAGTTGAACGACCTGGAAGTGCCGCTGCACGGCGAGTTCGCGGTCGGCGAGGGCAAGCTCAGCGTCGATGTCACCCCGACCCTGCTCGATGCCGGCACGCTCGACACCGCTTATTCCACCGCCAGCCGTTTCGGCGCCGGCCCCACCGCGGCGATGGGCGATGCACTGGCCGCCGACCGCACCCCGATCGACGAGCTGATCGGCAGCGACCTGTACCAGTTGCTGCTCACCGAGGGCGACAGCAACGCCACCCGCAACGCGCTGCGCACCTACGCGGTGAACACCGGCCTGTACAACGAGCTGTACAACGACACCGACGCCACCTTGACCAATGCGCAGCGCGAGGCCGCGGCGCTGCAGGCGCTGTATGCCGAGCCGCTGTCGGCGTTCCTGCTCGCCAACGTCGCCGCGGACGTGTCGATCAGCACCCTGGCCAGCGCCATCCTCGGCGATGCCTCGCGCAGCGCCGACCTGAGCGCGGCCGACGTGGCGCGCTTCCAGGCGCTGGCCGCCAACACCACCGCGGCCAGCCTGACCCCGGCCGGCTTCAGCCAGGCGCTGTATACGATGGCAGCCAACGGCGCCGGCGCGCGCCGGCTGGACCAGGACGCCAGCGGCGTCGGCGTGGCGGTGAAGTACAAGCACGGCGGTTTCGCCGCCGACCTCGGCAGCACCCCGATCGGCTTCCCCGAGCAGCGCATCGTCGGCGGCGCGGGCTATCGCGGCCAGATCGGCGAGAACCTGACCTACTCGGGCCAGGTGTTCCGGCGCGCGGTCAGCGACAGCCTGCTGTCCTTCGCCGGCGTCGACGACGGCCGCGCCGGGCTCAGCTGGGGCGGCGTGACCAGCAACGGCGTGCGCCTGTCGGCCACGCTCGACAACGGCCTGCTCGGCGGCTACGCCAACCTGACCGCTGACCGCCTGGTCGGCCACAACGTCGCCGACAACGACCACCGCCAGGTGGACCTGGGCGTGTACGTGCACGCGCTGGAGACCGAGAACCAGTCGCTGACCGCCGGCCTCAACCTGACCGCGATGCAGTACGACAAGAACCTGAGCGGCTACACCTACGGCCAGGGCGGCTACTTCAGCCCGCAGGACTACGTCGACCTCGGGTTCCCGGTGCACTGGAGCGGGCGCTCGTCCGGGCGCAAGGTCAACTGGAGCGTGGACGCCAGCGTCGGCGTGCAGCATTTCCGCAGCGACGACAGCCCCTACTTCCCGACCAGCGCGCAGATGCAGCAGGCCGCCTACGACGCCGCCTCGCTGGCCGCGCTGCTGGGCCTGGTCGACACCTACACCGCGCCGGTCTACGCCGGGCAGAGCAAGACCGGCGTGTCCTACAACCTCGCCGGCACGGCCGAATGGCAATTGGCGCCGCAGCTGTTCCTGGGCGGGCGGCTGATCTTCAACAACGCCCGCGACTACAACCAGTTCAGCACCAACATCTACGTACGCTTCGTGCTCGACCGCCTCGGCGCCGGCCTCGGCCGCCGCCCGCAGGTGCTGGCCTCGCCGTATGCGGGCGAGTAG
- the def gene encoding peptide deformylase, with translation MIRDIIRMGDPRLLRIAQPVDGFGSAELRALVADMFETMDAARGVGLAAPQIAVDLQLMVFGFDSNARYPDAPPVPRTALANVQIEPLSDELEDGWEGCLSIPGLRAVIPRYRHIRYRGMDPNGAAVVCEAEGFHARVVQHEHDHLIGRLYPSRIRDFGKFGFEDVLSYEL, from the coding sequence ATGATCCGCGACATCATCCGTATGGGCGACCCGCGCCTGCTGCGCATCGCGCAGCCGGTCGACGGCTTCGGCAGCGCGGAGCTGCGTGCGCTGGTCGCCGACATGTTCGAGACCATGGATGCCGCGCGCGGGGTCGGCCTGGCCGCGCCGCAGATCGCGGTGGATCTGCAGCTGATGGTGTTCGGCTTCGACAGCAATGCGCGCTATCCGGACGCGCCGCCGGTGCCGCGCACCGCGTTGGCCAACGTGCAGATCGAGCCGCTGTCCGACGAACTGGAGGACGGCTGGGAGGGCTGCCTGTCCATCCCCGGACTGCGTGCGGTGATCCCGCGCTATCGCCATATCCGCTACCGCGGCATGGACCCGAACGGCGCCGCGGTGGTGTGCGAGGCCGAAGGCTTCCATGCGCGGGTGGTGCAGCACGAGCACGATCACCTGATCGGCCGGCTGTACCCTTCGCGGATCCGCGACTTCGGCAAGTTCGGCTTCGAGGACGTGCTGTCCTACGAGCTGTAG
- the wecB gene encoding UDP-N-acetylglucosamine 2-epimerase (non-hydrolyzing), with protein sequence MKVLSVFGTRPEAIKMGPLVRALHAAPGIESLVCITGQHRAMLDQVLSLFAIRPDHDLDVMVANQTLNGLCSRLFDKLDALYAQVQPDRVLVHGDTSTAMTAALAAFHRRIPVGHVEAGLRTGNLQQPWPEEMNRRVIDVVADHLFAPTDSARGNLQQENLSGRIGVTGNTVIDALEQTVGRLEQDAVLRGAVDAQFPFLAPERKLLLVTGHRRESFGDGFANICQALAELAQRRDLQIVYPVHLNPNVQGPVHAQLGGLDNVHLIAPQDYLAFVRLMQRAHVVLTDSGGVQEEAPALGRPVLVMRDVTERPEAVRAGVVTLVGTDPARIVAAVAAACEQPVRPAQFLPDASPYGDGRASARIVAALRGLPFDPFDPCVPGRAAAVSNFPLSESMP encoded by the coding sequence GTGAAGGTTCTTTCCGTTTTTGGTACGCGCCCTGAAGCCATCAAGATGGGGCCGCTGGTCCGTGCGCTGCACGCCGCGCCGGGCATCGAGTCCCTGGTCTGCATCACCGGCCAGCATCGGGCGATGCTGGACCAGGTGCTGTCGCTGTTCGCGATCCGGCCGGACCACGATCTAGACGTCATGGTAGCGAACCAGACCCTGAATGGATTGTGTTCGCGGCTGTTCGACAAGCTCGACGCCCTGTACGCGCAGGTGCAGCCGGACCGCGTGCTGGTGCACGGCGATACCAGTACCGCGATGACCGCGGCGCTGGCCGCCTTCCACCGGCGCATCCCGGTCGGCCACGTCGAAGCGGGCCTGCGCACCGGCAACCTGCAGCAGCCCTGGCCGGAAGAGATGAACCGGCGGGTGATCGACGTGGTCGCCGACCACCTGTTCGCGCCCACCGACAGCGCGCGCGGCAACCTGCAGCAGGAAAACCTGTCCGGCCGCATCGGCGTCACCGGCAACACCGTGATCGATGCGCTGGAACAGACCGTCGGCCGGCTCGAGCAGGATGCCGTGCTGCGCGGCGCGGTCGATGCGCAGTTCCCGTTCCTGGCGCCGGAGCGCAAGCTGCTGCTGGTCACCGGGCACCGCCGCGAGAGCTTCGGCGACGGCTTCGCCAACATCTGCCAGGCGCTGGCGGAACTGGCGCAGCGCCGCGACCTGCAGATCGTCTACCCGGTGCACCTGAATCCGAACGTGCAGGGCCCGGTGCACGCGCAGCTGGGCGGGCTGGACAACGTGCACCTGATCGCGCCGCAGGACTACCTCGCCTTCGTGCGCCTGATGCAGCGCGCGCACGTGGTGCTGACCGATTCCGGCGGGGTGCAGGAAGAAGCGCCGGCGCTGGGCCGGCCGGTGCTGGTGATGCGCGACGTCACCGAGCGCCCCGAAGCGGTCCGGGCCGGCGTGGTCACCCTGGTCGGCACCGATCCGGCGCGGATCGTGGCCGCGGTCGCTGCCGCCTGCGAGCAGCCGGTGCGGCCCGCGCAGTTCCTCCCCGACGCCAGCCCGTATGGCGATGGCCGCGCATCGGCGCGGATCGTGGCCGCATTGCGCGGCCTGCCGTTCGACCCGTTCGACCCATGCGTCCCCGGCCGTGCCGCGGCGGTTTCCAACTTCCCTCTTTCAGAATCGATGCCATGA
- a CDS encoding cellulose biosynthesis cyclic di-GMP-binding regulatory protein BcsB: MTQTRRRTARFPKVVPLALVLLAPLNPAAAADSVAGQFGEWAGDTTVQRSMTLRELGFAQPLVLSGQESQREIYLPVPAGVPTRDAQLQVDARYLRGHTGRTSSLLSIDGDPVSARSITDAQGDASQLIGIDGFARPSGFVRFGVGWWSVVSEYECADQSAPANVLRLSPDSRFSYRFDGRAIDTVAKAWGALPAKVRLLVDGRATSVESYDAAWRVGTALENGGKRVDVVALPAVGTTVDLRGLAIPASLAGIPAYAALADGSATHRIGSLAEVGALLSLGDAGPLAVDVAVLSDPLRAGVRAALDALASEVGAASPDAAGAFAAWRKADMAGFEQAADKASVQVALVGGRPTLLVATGAGAKVAGLLTEQWRAYALGRSLRVGEALQPPADKGVVLLNRLGSMSGTLDIVARGDRTASFDLGALSSDGRLPSEVVIDVSAAPNPAGQGAVASIFFNDYLVGAKVLNSDGKPQRLVAKVPSYALAARNQVRISFLRQPARPYCHDPATGYPVSVLPSSHIRLADRSLGGDFVGAAAQLAGPHDVFVPSSWLQDAPATLAKVIHLASATGASPTTATLKLGDAKTAIAPNGAYLSFVLAPQGLAQSGALRDGKLVVSGPGDKVLLDVAGLDRAALVEVVGSGANTGVIYRELGAQGPQIDAPFRLIRGNLALLDARGLVQDFDGQDPTGAQLAEQADPQPLWQQHMVWLLVLVGVIVFMLLAARVTQVRRRRKSVQSGH, encoded by the coding sequence ATGACCCAGACCCGACGTCGTACCGCACGCTTTCCCAAGGTAGTGCCGCTGGCCTTGGTCCTGCTGGCGCCGCTGAACCCCGCTGCCGCCGCCGACTCCGTCGCCGGCCAGTTCGGCGAGTGGGCCGGCGACACCACCGTGCAGCGCTCGATGACGCTGCGCGAGCTCGGCTTCGCCCAGCCGCTGGTGCTCAGCGGCCAGGAAAGCCAGCGCGAGATCTACCTGCCGGTGCCGGCCGGCGTGCCTACCCGCGACGCGCAGTTGCAGGTCGATGCGCGCTACCTGCGCGGGCACACCGGACGCACCTCCAGCCTGCTGTCGATCGACGGCGACCCGGTGTCGGCGCGGTCGATCACCGATGCGCAGGGCGACGCCAGCCAGCTGATCGGCATCGACGGGTTCGCCCGCCCCAGCGGCTTCGTGCGCTTCGGCGTGGGCTGGTGGTCGGTGGTTTCCGAATACGAGTGCGCCGACCAGAGCGCGCCGGCCAACGTGCTGCGGCTGTCGCCGGATTCGCGCTTCAGCTACCGCTTCGACGGCCGCGCGATCGACACCGTGGCCAAGGCCTGGGGCGCGCTGCCGGCCAAGGTGCGGTTGCTGGTGGATGGCCGCGCCACCAGCGTGGAAAGCTACGACGCCGCGTGGCGCGTGGGCACCGCGCTGGAGAACGGCGGCAAGCGCGTGGACGTGGTCGCGCTGCCGGCCGTGGGCACGACCGTGGACCTGCGCGGGCTGGCGATCCCGGCCAGCCTGGCCGGCATTCCCGCCTACGCGGCGCTGGCCGACGGCAGCGCCACTCACCGCATCGGCAGCCTGGCCGAGGTCGGCGCGCTGCTGTCGCTGGGCGACGCCGGTCCGCTGGCGGTGGACGTGGCGGTGCTGAGCGATCCGCTGCGCGCCGGCGTGCGTGCCGCGCTGGATGCGCTGGCCAGCGAGGTCGGCGCGGCGTCGCCGGACGCGGCCGGTGCGTTCGCCGCATGGCGCAAGGCCGACATGGCCGGGTTCGAGCAGGCGGCCGACAAGGCCTCGGTGCAGGTGGCCCTGGTCGGCGGACGGCCGACCCTGCTGGTCGCCACCGGTGCCGGCGCCAAGGTCGCCGGCCTGTTGACCGAGCAGTGGCGCGCCTATGCGCTGGGCCGCTCGCTGCGGGTCGGCGAGGCGCTGCAGCCGCCGGCCGACAAGGGCGTGGTGCTGCTCAACCGTCTCGGCAGCATGTCCGGGACCCTGGACATCGTCGCGCGCGGCGATCGCACCGCCAGCTTCGACCTGGGCGCGCTGTCCAGCGACGGACGCCTGCCCAGCGAGGTGGTGATCGACGTCTCCGCCGCGCCGAACCCGGCCGGGCAGGGCGCGGTCGCCTCGATCTTCTTCAACGACTACCTGGTGGGCGCCAAGGTGCTCAACAGCGACGGCAAGCCGCAGCGCCTGGTCGCCAAGGTGCCGAGCTACGCGCTGGCCGCGCGCAACCAGGTGCGGATCAGCTTCCTGCGCCAGCCGGCACGCCCGTACTGCCACGATCCGGCCACCGGCTACCCGGTGTCGGTGCTGCCCAGCAGCCACATCCGCCTGGCCGACCGCAGTCTCGGCGGCGATTTCGTCGGCGCGGCCGCGCAGTTGGCCGGCCCGCACGACGTGTTCGTGCCCTCGAGCTGGCTGCAGGATGCGCCGGCGACGCTGGCCAAGGTGATCCACCTCGCCAGCGCGACCGGCGCCTCGCCGACGACCGCCACGCTCAAGCTCGGCGATGCGAAGACGGCGATCGCGCCGAACGGCGCCTACCTCAGCTTCGTGCTGGCCCCGCAGGGCCTGGCGCAGAGCGGTGCGCTGCGCGACGGCAAGCTGGTGGTGTCCGGCCCGGGCGACAAGGTGCTGCTGGACGTGGCCGGGCTCGACCGCGCGGCACTGGTGGAAGTGGTCGGCAGCGGCGCCAACACCGGGGTGATCTACCGCGAATTGGGCGCGCAGGGGCCGCAGATCGACGCGCCGTTCCGGCTGATCCGCGGCAACCTCGCGTTGCTGGATGCGCGCGGTCTGGTGCAGGACTTCGACGGCCAGGATCCGACCGGCGCGCAGCTGGCCGAGCAGGCCGACCCGCAGCCGCTGTGGCAGCAGCACATGGTGTGGCTGCTGGTGCTGGTCGGGGTGATCGTGTTCATGCTGCTGGCCGCGCGCGTGACCCAGGTCCGGCGCCGCCGCAAGTCCGTCCAGTCCGGGCACTGA
- a CDS encoding glycosyl transferase family protein, whose translation MDGLYWNIHLANYYAFLETAAVVVAVVILISSLDDLFIDAWYWVREIWRTLILKQRSEYRPLTQQDLLQRPEQTLAIMVPAWAEYDVIGQMVENMVDVLDYHDYVIFVGTYPNDPQTIAEVERMCRRYKRMRRIEVPHDGPTSKADCLNWLVLAIFEYEKRHGIEFAGVVLHDSEDVLHPMELRFFNYLLPRKDMIQLPVTSLDREWYELVAGVYMDEFAEWHAKDLVVRESVSGMVPSAGVGTCFSRKALVALSEATGNQPFNTDSLTEDYDVGARLAAMGMHSIFARFPVQFRVRRASWFGWGPVRERTLRMALCVREYFPDNFRASYRQKARWVLGIGLQSWETLGWRGSLATKYLLARDRKGIVTSFISVFAYLIFLQLLLFWVLKVTGAWSTQFPTIFQNGTWQMNVALLTTAALVTRVAQRFYFVNRLYGWEHALMSIPRMVVGNMINFMATARAWRMFLLYLLFGKRMVWDKTMHDFPSAAQLVHTRRRLGELLATWEAVEPERLQQALQQQQGGRQQPLGRILVAQGWLDDETLAEAIAFQGDLPRAAIDVDYLQAGQFPLSVEACVQWRLLPLPPSAPDELAVAVANALSEAEQERLLQDAHASVLRQSIARESEINAGLRLISGESYRIDAVPLLGDLLVEMRLIARDQFERVLDEYKPQRDGRIGDHLVKQGVATQAAIATAVREQHRRAGLPRYSAGGELQA comes from the coding sequence GTGGACGGCCTGTACTGGAACATCCACCTCGCCAACTACTACGCCTTCCTGGAGACGGCGGCAGTGGTGGTGGCGGTGGTGATCCTGATCTCCAGCCTCGATGACCTGTTCATCGATGCCTGGTACTGGGTGCGCGAAATCTGGCGCACCCTGATCCTCAAGCAGCGCAGCGAATACCGGCCGCTGACCCAGCAGGACCTGCTGCAGCGGCCCGAACAGACGCTGGCGATCATGGTGCCGGCCTGGGCCGAGTACGACGTGATCGGGCAGATGGTCGAGAACATGGTCGACGTGCTCGACTACCACGACTACGTGATCTTCGTCGGCACCTATCCCAACGACCCGCAGACCATCGCCGAAGTGGAACGCATGTGCCGGCGCTACAAGCGCATGCGCCGGATCGAGGTGCCGCACGACGGCCCGACCAGCAAGGCCGACTGCCTGAACTGGCTGGTGCTGGCGATCTTCGAGTACGAGAAGCGCCACGGCATCGAATTCGCCGGCGTGGTCCTGCACGACAGCGAAGACGTGCTGCATCCGATGGAACTGCGGTTCTTCAACTACCTGCTGCCGCGCAAGGACATGATCCAGCTGCCGGTGACCTCGCTGGACCGCGAGTGGTACGAACTGGTCGCCGGCGTGTACATGGACGAGTTCGCCGAGTGGCACGCCAAGGACCTGGTGGTGCGCGAAAGCGTGTCCGGCATGGTGCCCTCGGCCGGCGTGGGCACCTGTTTCTCGCGCAAGGCGCTGGTGGCGCTGAGCGAGGCCACCGGCAACCAGCCGTTCAACACCGACAGCCTGACCGAGGACTACGACGTCGGCGCGCGCTTGGCGGCGATGGGCATGCACTCGATCTTCGCGCGCTTCCCGGTGCAGTTCCGCGTGCGCCGCGCGTCGTGGTTCGGCTGGGGCCCGGTGCGCGAGCGCACCTTGCGCATGGCGCTGTGCGTGCGCGAATACTTCCCCGACAACTTCCGCGCCTCGTACCGGCAGAAGGCGCGCTGGGTGCTGGGCATCGGCCTGCAGAGCTGGGAGACGCTGGGCTGGCGCGGTTCGCTGGCGACCAAGTACCTGCTGGCGCGCGACCGCAAGGGCATCGTCACCTCGTTCATCAGCGTCTTCGCCTACCTGATCTTCCTGCAGCTGCTGCTGTTCTGGGTGCTCAAGGTGACCGGCGCGTGGAGCACCCAGTTCCCGACCATCTTCCAGAACGGCACCTGGCAGATGAACGTGGCGCTGTTGACCACCGCGGCGCTGGTCACGCGCGTGGCGCAGCGCTTCTACTTCGTCAACCGCCTGTACGGGTGGGAACATGCGCTGATGTCGATCCCGCGCATGGTGGTCGGCAACATGATCAACTTCATGGCCACCGCGCGCGCCTGGCGCATGTTCCTGCTGTACCTGCTGTTCGGCAAGCGCATGGTGTGGGACAAGACCATGCACGATTTCCCCTCCGCCGCGCAGCTGGTGCACACGCGCCGGCGCCTGGGCGAATTGCTGGCCACCTGGGAAGCGGTCGAACCCGAACGCCTGCAGCAGGCGCTGCAGCAACAGCAGGGCGGGCGCCAGCAGCCGCTGGGCCGGATCCTGGTCGCGCAGGGCTGGCTGGACGACGAAACCCTGGCCGAGGCCATCGCCTTCCAGGGCGACCTGCCGCGCGCGGCGATCGACGTCGACTACCTGCAGGCCGGGCAGTTCCCGCTGTCGGTCGAGGCCTGCGTGCAGTGGCGCCTGCTGCCGCTGCCGCCTAGCGCGCCCGACGAACTGGCGGTCGCGGTGGCCAACGCGCTGTCCGAGGCCGAGCAGGAACGGCTGCTGCAGGACGCGCACGCCAGCGTGCTCAGGCAATCGATCGCGCGCGAAAGCGAAATCAATGCCGGCCTGCGCCTGATCAGCGGCGAAAGCTACCGCATCGACGCGGTGCCGCTGCTGGGCGATCTGCTGGTGGAGATGCGCCTGATCGCGCGCGACCAGTTCGAGCGCGTGCTCGACGAATACAAGCCGCAACGCGACGGCCGCATCGGCGACCACCTGGTCAAGCAGGGCGTCGCCACCCAGGCGGCGATCGCCACCGCCGTGCGCGAGCAGCATCGCCGCGCCGGCCTACCCCGATACAGCGCCGGCGGAGAACTGCAGGCATGA